One segment of Campylobacter hominis ATCC BAA-381 DNA contains the following:
- the dapA gene encoding 4-hydroxy-tetrahydrodipicolinate synthase, producing MESTLIKGSMVAIITPFKNGKIDEVGYEKLIKREIANGINVIVPVGTTGESATLTHEEHRVCIEIAVDTCKGTDVKVLAGAGSNATHEAIGLAKFAQDHGADAVLSVAPYYNKPTQQGLYLHYKEIANSVEIPVLLYNVPGRTGCDIKADTVIRLFRECKNIIGVKEASGDIDRCVDLLSREPHMTVVSGEDSINYPILANGGKGVISVTANLLPDYVAKLCDYALKGDFVKSREINNELYELNKILFVESNPVPIKAAMYIAGLIETLEYRLPLCEPSKENYKKIEETIKKYKIKGL from the coding sequence ATGGAATCAACTCTTATAAAAGGCTCTATGGTAGCCATTATTACGCCGTTTAAAAATGGCAAAATCGATGAGGTCGGTTACGAAAAACTCATAAAAAGAGAAATTGCAAACGGCATAAATGTGATTGTACCGGTCGGTACAACCGGCGAAAGCGCCACGCTTACACACGAAGAGCATAGAGTTTGTATTGAAATTGCCGTGGATACATGCAAAGGTACGGATGTTAAAGTTTTAGCAGGAGCCGGAAGCAACGCAACTCACGAAGCCATAGGTTTGGCTAAATTTGCTCAAGATCATGGAGCGGACGCTGTTTTATCCGTCGCGCCGTATTATAATAAACCAACTCAACAAGGATTGTATTTGCATTATAAAGAGATTGCAAACTCGGTTGAAATTCCGGTTTTGCTTTATAATGTTCCAGGAAGAACAGGTTGCGATATTAAGGCGGATACTGTAATTCGTCTTTTTAGAGAATGCAAAAATATAATCGGTGTAAAAGAGGCAAGCGGAGATATAGATAGATGTGTTGATTTGCTTTCTAGAGAGCCGCATATGACCGTAGTCAGCGGAGAAGATTCTATAAATTATCCGATATTGGCAAATGGCGGAAAAGGCGTGATTTCAGTCACTGCAAATCTTTTGCCGGATTATGTCGCAAAACTTTGTGATTACGCACTAAAAGGCGATTTTGTAAAATCTCGCGAGATAAACAATGAACTTTATGAATTAAACAAAATTTTATTTGTAGAGAGCAATCCTGTGCCTATAAAAGCGGCGATGTATATTGCAGGACTTATCGAAACGCTTGAATATCGTTTGCCGCTTTGTGAGCCTAGCAAAGAAAATTATAAAAAAATCGAAGAAACAATAAAAAAATACAAAATTAAAGGGTTATAA
- a CDS encoding enoyl-ACP reductase: MNNEFNGKTLVISGGTRGIGRAIVEEFAQNGVNIAFTYNSNEELAKKQCEELESEFGIKARCYALNILEPATYKDLFLEIDNDFDRIDFFISNAIISGRAVAGGYTKFMRLKPRGLNNIFTATVDAFIVGAQEAAKRMEKTGGGSIISISSTGNRVYIENYAGHGTCKAAVEVMVKYAASELGKIGIRANAVCGGPIDTDALKAFTNYEEVRDKTAQLSPLNRMGKPSDLAGACLFLCSSKASWVTGHTFIVDGGTTFR; the protein is encoded by the coding sequence ATGAATAACGAATTTAATGGAAAAACGCTGGTAATTAGCGGCGGAACAAGAGGAATCGGAAGGGCGATAGTCGAAGAATTTGCGCAAAACGGTGTAAATATCGCTTTTACCTACAATTCAAACGAAGAGCTTGCAAAAAAACAATGCGAAGAGCTTGAAAGCGAATTCGGCATAAAAGCAAGATGTTATGCGCTAAATATCTTAGAGCCTGCAACCTATAAAGATCTTTTTTTAGAGATTGACAATGATTTCGATAGAATTGATTTTTTTATTTCAAATGCTATTATTTCAGGACGCGCAGTAGCCGGCGGATACACGAAGTTTATGAGACTCAAACCTAGAGGATTAAATAATATTTTCACTGCAACAGTTGATGCCTTTATAGTTGGTGCTCAGGAAGCCGCAAAAAGAATGGAAAAAACTGGTGGCGGTTCAATAATCTCAATCAGCTCGACAGGAAATCGCGTTTATATAGAAAATTATGCAGGTCATGGTACTTGTAAAGCTGCGGTTGAAGTTATGGTTAAATATGCAGCGTCTGAACTTGGTAAAATTGGAATAAGAGCCAATGCGGTGTGTGGCGGACCTATTGATACCGACGCTCTTAAAGCTTTTACAAATTATGAGGAAGTAAGGGATAAAACCGCGCAACTTAGTCCATTGAATAGAATGGGTAAACCAAGTGATTTGGCAGGAGCTTGTCTATTTTTATGTTCAAGCAAAGCAAGCTGGGTCACAGGACATACTTTTATAGTAGATGGCGGAACGACTTTTAGATAA
- the pgsA gene encoding CDP-diacylglycerol--glycerol-3-phosphate 3-phosphatidyltransferase, with the protein MLNLPNILAILRVFLAPLFFYLLIIAGSNEISTSSIHTSWINFAAAFVFVIASVTDFFDGFIARNWNQITKFGAIIDPLADKMLTLAGFLGLMYIGRANPWAVYLILIREFFITGFRTVMLSENIEVSASMAGKVKTVFQMIAIGFLTMQWIFGSILLWIAVILTVYSGFEYIKAYAKFHKVIKENN; encoded by the coding sequence ATGCTTAATTTACCGAACATTTTGGCGATTTTACGCGTTTTTTTGGCGCCTTTATTTTTTTATCTTTTGATAATAGCAGGAAGCAACGAAATTTCAACTTCGAGCATTCATACGAGCTGGATAAATTTTGCAGCCGCTTTTGTGTTTGTTATAGCTTCCGTGACTGATTTTTTTGACGGATTTATCGCAAGAAATTGGAATCAAATCACAAAGTTTGGCGCCATTATCGATCCTTTAGCCGATAAAATGCTGACATTAGCAGGATTTTTAGGGCTTATGTATATTGGAAGAGCAAATCCATGGGCGGTTTATCTTATTTTGATAAGAGAATTTTTTATAACCGGATTTCGCACCGTAATGCTTAGTGAAAATATTGAAGTTTCTGCTTCTATGGCAGGAAAAGTTAAAACCGTGTTTCAAATGATAGCAATCGGTTTTCTTACAATGCAGTGGATTTTCGGCTCTATTTTGCTTTGGATAGCAGTTATTTTGACTGTTTATTCAGGTTTTGAATATATCAAAGCCTACGCAAAATTTCATAAAGTGATAAAAGAAAACAATTAG